Proteins encoded within one genomic window of Brassica rapa cultivar Chiifu-401-42 chromosome A09, CAAS_Brap_v3.01, whole genome shotgun sequence:
- the LOC103839378 gene encoding probable root meristem growth factor 8 → MKLISITFLLCALVLLLLLTPTSSLQLHPRYSSPSQGESEKIFIKMAPRKLMIISSDHVNVMKSGAPEGSSEQLQVTSSSGKSKSEEKKIGEKEEENALSIYLSMDYPKFRRRRPVHNL, encoded by the exons ATGAAGCTAATTAGTATCACCTTCTTGCTTTGTGCATTGGTTTTGTTATTGCTTCTAACTCCAACATCTTCTCTACAACTCCACCCTCGCTACTCATCTCCTAGCCAAG GTGAAAGTgaaaagatttttattaaaatggcGCCAAGGAAACTCATGATCATCTCTAGTGATCATGTAAAT GTGATGAAGTCAGGTGCTCCTGAAGGTTCAAGCGAACAACTTCAAGTCACTTCTTCCTCTG GAAAATCTAAGAGTGAAGAGAAGAAAATAGGTGAAAAGGAAGAGGAGAATGCTCTATCGATATATCTATCAATGGATTATCCAAAATTTAGAAGAAGACGGCCAGTTCACAACCTCTAA
- the LOC103839672 gene encoding LOW QUALITY PROTEIN: auxin response factor 22 (The sequence of the model RefSeq protein was modified relative to this genomic sequence to represent the inferred CDS: substituted 1 base at 1 genomic stop codon), whose translation MASDQIMHVQPEVLDIDETNNYLNGQLLKLCAGPLFDTPKVGEKLVTSINDELCQLKPIFDIPSKICCNVFSINLKVENNTNDIYAEVALLPDTSDVEIPIPKNENNIQNINYFTKVLSASDTCKTGGFVLYKRHAMECLPLLDMSQLTPSQEIIAKDIHGHKWSFKHTLRGTPKRHLFTCGXNEFAKGKKLVAGDSFVFLRGENGESRVGISRAAHQERNIPTSSISKQSMHHGVVATALNTIKNKCMFVVFYKPRSSQFLVNFDKFVDRVNNKFSIGSKFSMKFEGKDLNETRYNGTIVGVGDFSTHWKDSEWRSLKVQWDGTATIPRPDKVSPWEIEMLTQSSNISKSDYLKNKRQIDVYEFGSKMWSPTLSQGQESGQPSIQSSMRYSFSTMYNEQMAQAMKETSTTTATTSCRLFGVDLVNPATTKDPVEPIDSNKKLKISKIFEDEKIDHVQARSHTKVHMEGVIERTVDLTIFDGYSQLIDELERLFDIKGELHMHNKWKMFFIYDDGDMMILGDDPWTKFCYMAKEIFICSKKGVKIGIADNRFSEGDPTLTTTILPPDVNNN comes from the exons ATGGCGAGTGATCAAATCATGCATGTGCAACCTGAAGTTTTAG ATATTGATGAAACCAATAACTATTTGAACGGTCAATTATTGAAGTTATGTGCTGGACCTCTGTTTGATACTCCAAAAGTTGGAGAGAAA CTAGTTACTTCTATCAACGACGAACTTTGTCAACTAAAACCAATTTTTGATATTCCTTCAAAAATTTGTTGTAATGTTTTTAGTATCAACCTTAAG GTAGAGAACAATACTAATGACATTTATGCAGAGGTTGCTTTGTTGCCTGATACATCT GATGTTGAAATTCCTATTCCTAAAAACGAAAACAACATACAAAACATTAACTATTTCACCAAGGTGTTAAGTGCTTCTGATACCTGCAAAACTGgtggttttgttttgtataaacGACATGCCATGGAATGTCTTCCCCTGCTG GATATGTCTCAGCTAACCCCAAGTCAAGAGATAATTGCTAAAGATATTCATGGTCACAAATGGAGTTTTAAACACACTTTAAGAG GTACACCAAAAAGACATCTTTTCACATGTGGTTGAAATGAGTttgcaaaaggaaaaaaattggTTGCTGGAGACTCTTTTGTATTCCTTCG AGGAGAGAATGGGGAATCACGAGTTGGTATCAGTAGAGCAGCTCATCAGGAACGCAACATACCAACATCTTCAATTTCAAAACAGAGTATGCACCATGGTGTAGTTGCTACTGCACTGAATACTATTAAAAACAAATGTATGTTTGTTGTGTTCTATAAGCCaag ATCGAGCCAATTCCTTGTCAACTTCGATAAATTTGTAGATAGAGTGAATAATAAGTTTAGTATAGGCTCCAAATTTTCGATGAAGTTCGAAGGAAAAGATTTAAATGAAACAAG ATACAATGGAACAATAGTAGGAGTGGGAGATTTCTCCactcattggaaggattcagaATGGCGAAGTCTAAAA GTGCAATGGGATGGAACTGCAACAATTCCACGACCTGATAAGGTATCTCCATGGGAGATTGAGATGCTAACACAGTCATCAAACATTTCCAAGTCAGATTATCTAAAAAATAAACGTCAAATCGACGTATATGAATTTG GTTCAAAAATGTGGTCTCCTACCTTGTCCCAAGGCCAAGAATCGGGACAGCCAAGCATACAATCTTCCATGAGATACTCATTCTCTACCATGTACAATGAGCAAATGGCTCAAGCAATGAAAGAAACGTCAACCACAACCGCAACTACTAGCTGCAGACTGTTTGGAGTTGATCTAGTGAATCCCGCTACAACAAAGGATCCAGTGGAACCTATTGACTCAAACAAAAAATTGAAGATTTCTAAAATCTTTGAGGATGAAAAGATTGACCATGTCCAAGCTAGAAGTCATACTAAG GTTCATATGGAAGGTGTCATAGAAAGGACTGTAGATTTAACTATATTTGATGGATACAGTCAGTTGATCGATGAACTAGAAAGACTTTTTGATATCAAAGGCGAGTTGCATATGCACAATAAATGGAAAATGTTTTTCATATATGATGATGGAGATATGATGATTCTTGGAGACGATCCTTGGAC CAAATTTTGTTATATGGCGAAGGAAATATTCATATGTTCAAAAAAGGGTGTCAAGATAGGGATAGCAGATAATAGATTCTCTGAAGGTGATCCAACATTAACAACAACAATCTTACCACCAGATGTCAACAACAATTAG